GGCGTGGATGGACTCAGCCTTCTGCTCGTGCTGCTGACCACGTTCGTCACCACCCTGGCGATTCTCTCGACCTGGACGGCGATCGAGGAGCGGGTCAAGGAGTTCATGATCTTCTTCCTGCTCCTTGAGATTGGAATGGTGGGCGTCTTCCTGGCGCTCGATCTCTTCCTTTTCTACGTCTTCTGGGAATTCACGCTCGTGCCGATGTACTTCCTGATCGGAATCTGGGGTGGACCACGTCGTATCTACGCCGCAATCAAATTCTTCCTCTACACCATGGCGGGTTCGATCTTGATGCTGCTCGCCATACTCTGGCTCGGTCTGCATTTCAACAGCTTTTCCGTACCGGATTTGATCGCCGAGGGGAACATCCCGGCCAACATCCAAACCTGGCTGTTCCTGGCCTTTGCAGCCGCTTTCGCGATCAAGGTGCCGATGTGGCCCCTGCATTCCTGGCTACCGGATGCGCACGTCGAAGCGCCCACTGCCGGATCGGTGATCCTGGCGGGTGTGCTGCTGAAAATGGGCACGTACGGTTTTCTGCGCTTCAACATCCCGCTTTTCCCGAACGCAACCGTACGTTTCGCTCCCTGGGTGGCGCTGCTCGCCGTGATCGGGATTCTCTACGGTGCGGCGGTATCCTACGCGCAGAAGGACGTCAAGAAATTGGTGGCGTATTCTTCCGTCAGCCACCTGGGTTTCGTGATGCTGGGTCTCTTCGCGCTTAATCCCGTAGGCCTTCAAGGCGGCATCCTGCAGATGGTCAACCATGGGTTGAGCACAGGAGCCTTGTTCTTGCTCGTCGGCATGATCTACGAGCGGCGTCACACGCGGGAAATGGACGCATTCGGCGGGTTGTGGAAAATCATGCCCGTATACGGCGCCTTGATGTTGATCGTCACGCTGTCCTCGATGGGACTGCCGGGGCTCAACGGTTTCGTGGGCGAGTTTACGATTTTACTGGGATCCTTCAATTCGGAGGCGCTTGGATCCCACTTGTTTGCCGGGTTCGCCGCGGCTGGTGTGATCCTGGCGGCGATCTACTTACTCTACATGTTCCAGAAGCTGTTCCTGGGTCCCACAGATAAAGAGGAAAACAAGCGCTTGAAGGACTTGAATTGGCGGGAAATCGTCATCCTGGTTCCCATGCTCCTGATGATTCTCTGGATCGGCTTGTATCCGAAGCCGTTTTTCGAGTTGATGGCGCCTTCCGTGGATAAAGTCATTGCGACCTTGCAGGCAGTCAGTGTAGCGGTGCGGTAAATCATGGACCTACACGATCTAACTACGATCCTTCCGTTTCTCATCATCATCGGCTGGGCCTGCACCTTGCTGATCGTGGATCTCTTCATCCCGGACGACAAAAAGGGCTTGACGGCCTTTCTGGCCGCCGCAGGCCTGGTTGCGGGTCTGGCTGCGGCGGTGCAGCAACTGGGGATGCATGATGAAGGATTCGGGGGAATGATCATCGTGGACGGCTACACCGCCGTGCTGCAGATCCTCTTCCTCGGAGTCGGCCTGTTCGCCGTCATGCAATCCTACGATTACATCAAACGCAAG
This Anaerolineales bacterium DNA region includes the following protein-coding sequences:
- a CDS encoding NADH-quinone oxidoreductase subunit M, which codes for MIEPKIILTLVTFAPLLGVLVILFLPRERRNAIRTVALIASLLAFVLSILMLLQFDRTSGDMQMVARANWFQLAGVNIEYFLGVDGLSLLLVLLTTFVTTLAILSTWTAIEERVKEFMIFFLLLEIGMVGVFLALDLFLFYVFWEFTLVPMYFLIGIWGGPRRIYAAIKFFLYTMAGSILMLLAILWLGLHFNSFSVPDLIAEGNIPANIQTWLFLAFAAAFAIKVPMWPLHSWLPDAHVEAPTAGSVILAGVLLKMGTYGFLRFNIPLFPNATVRFAPWVALLAVIGILYGAAVSYAQKDVKKLVAYSSVSHLGFVMLGLFALNPVGLQGGILQMVNHGLSTGALFLLVGMIYERRHTREMDAFGGLWKIMPVYGALMLIVTLSSMGLPGLNGFVGEFTILLGSFNSEALGSHLFAGFAAAGVILAAIYLLYMFQKLFLGPTDKEENKRLKDLNWREIVILVPMLLMILWIGLYPKPFFELMAPSVDKVIATLQAVSVAVR